Proteins encoded by one window of Polaribacter haliotis:
- a CDS encoding DUF4861 family protein: MKTIKKLSYLLIGAILFSCSQEKKNTIITVKNSLDFKRTFEIVEIQKSDLKVDDFSKVGIKDVKTGELQVTQLVDVDGDGTMDEILFQPKIDANSTANFEVVIITVAEKPQAPELCYSRFVPERTDDYTWENNRVAFRVYGPNAQYRAENNLPEPTLSSGVDAWLKRVEYPIINKWYKETLVDKTGSYHEDTGEGLDNFHVGVSRGVGGIAVKVVDKYYLSKNYTKWRTITTGPLRTSFYLEYEDWDAAGNTIKESKIISLDLGSNFSKFSTNIEGTDTVSAGLTLHEKDGEVTGDTKNGWVNYWQPHGDSEIETAIVADNKTFKGFEKYDVETKDLSNAYAHLNVIDNKVVYYAGFTWKKSEQFASKQDWENYLNQFSKQINNPLEVSIK, translated from the coding sequence ATGAAAACTATTAAAAAACTTTCATACTTATTAATTGGTGCTATTTTATTTTCTTGTAGTCAAGAGAAAAAAAATACAATTATTACAGTAAAAAATTCGCTTGATTTCAAACGAACTTTTGAAATAGTTGAAATTCAAAAATCTGACTTGAAAGTTGATGATTTTTCTAAAGTTGGAATTAAAGATGTAAAAACAGGAGAACTTCAAGTTACACAATTAGTAGATGTTGATGGAGATGGAACTATGGACGAAATTTTATTTCAACCAAAAATAGATGCAAATTCTACAGCAAATTTTGAAGTTGTAATTATTACAGTAGCAGAAAAACCACAAGCACCAGAATTATGTTATTCTCGTTTTGTGCCAGAAAGAACAGACGATTATACTTGGGAAAACAACAGGGTTGCTTTTCGTGTTTATGGACCAAATGCGCAATACAGGGCAGAAAACAACTTGCCAGAACCAACTCTATCAAGTGGAGTAGATGCTTGGTTGAAAAGAGTAGAATATCCTATAATTAACAAATGGTATAAAGAAACTTTGGTTGATAAGACAGGAAGTTATCATGAAGATACAGGTGAAGGTTTAGATAATTTTCATGTAGGAGTAAGTAGAGGTGTTGGAGGAATTGCTGTTAAAGTAGTTGATAAATATTACTTGTCTAAAAATTATACAAAATGGAGAACCATTACTACTGGCCCATTAAGAACCAGTTTTTATTTAGAATATGAAGATTGGGATGCCGCTGGAAATACAATTAAAGAATCTAAAATAATCAGTTTAGATTTGGGTAGTAATTTTTCTAAATTTTCAACAAATATTGAAGGAACAGACACTGTTTCAGCAGGTTTAACACTGCATGAAAAAGATGGAGAAGTAACAGGAGATACTAAAAATGGTTGGGTTAACTATTGGCAACCTCATGGAGATTCAGAAATTGAAACTGCAATTGTTGCAGATAATAAAACTTTTAAAGGTTTCGAAAAATACGATGTTGAAACAAAAGATTTAAGTAATGCTTACGCTCATTTAAACGTTATCGATAATAAAGTTGTTTATTATGCTGGTTTCACTTGGAAAAAAAGCGAACAGTTTGCTTCTAAACAAGATTGGGAGAATTATTTAAACCAATTTTCTAAACAAATAAATAATCCTTTAGAGGTTAGTATAAAATAA
- a CDS encoding gluconate 5-dehydrogenase: MSINLFDLSGKVALITGGTHGLGMAMAKGIGNAGAKIVVNGNSSQEKLDKAVKEYKAAGIDAYGYLFNVTDEVAVKENIVKIEAEVGAIDILVNNAGIIKRTPLVEMEVADFKQVIDVDLVAPFIVSKHVVKGMIERKNGKIINICSMMSELGRNSVGAYAAAKGGLKMLTQNMATEWAKFNIQTNGIGPGYFATSQTAPIRIDGHPFNDFIVGRTPAGKWGDPDDLQGAAIFLSSAASNFVNGQVVYVDGGILATIGKPVNED, translated from the coding sequence ATGTCAATTAACTTATTCGATTTATCAGGTAAAGTAGCTTTAATTACGGGAGGAACTCATGGTCTTGGAATGGCAATGGCTAAAGGAATTGGAAATGCAGGAGCAAAAATTGTGGTGAATGGAAATTCTTCTCAAGAAAAATTAGACAAAGCTGTAAAAGAATATAAAGCTGCAGGAATAGATGCTTATGGATATCTTTTTAATGTTACTGATGAAGTTGCTGTAAAGGAAAATATCGTAAAAATTGAAGCTGAAGTTGGCGCGATTGATATTTTAGTGAACAATGCAGGAATCATTAAAAGGACGCCTTTAGTAGAAATGGAAGTTGCAGATTTCAAACAAGTGATTGACGTAGATTTAGTAGCTCCATTTATTGTTTCTAAACATGTTGTAAAAGGAATGATTGAAAGAAAAAACGGAAAAATAATTAATATTTGTTCCATGATGAGCGAATTGGGTAGAAATTCTGTGGGTGCTTATGCAGCTGCAAAAGGTGGTTTAAAAATGCTGACTCAAAATATGGCTACAGAATGGGCTAAATTCAACATTCAAACAAACGGAATTGGACCAGGTTATTTTGCTACAAGCCAAACAGCACCAATTAGAATTGATGGACATCCTTTTAACGATTTTATTGTGGGAAGAACTCCTGCAGGAAAATGGGGAGATCCAGATGATTTACAAGGAGCAGCCATCTTTTTAAGTTCTGCTGCAAGTAATTTTGTAAATGGACAAGTTGTTTATGTTGATGGTGGAATTCTAGCAACTATTGGTAAGCCAGTAAACGAAGATTAA
- the kduI gene encoding 5-dehydro-4-deoxy-D-glucuronate isomerase has translation MKTNYSTRYAASPQDVKSYDTARIREEFLIDNLMEKNVINFTYSHYDRFITGSAVPTNSSLKLETIDALKAENFLDRRELGIINVGQAGKVTVDGTEYALEHKEALYVGQGNKNVKFSSESAENPAMFYLNSTPAHKAFPTKKIGRNDVETVELGSPETANARTLRKYIVNSVVDVCQLQMGMTTIKPGSSWNTMPAHVHDRRMEIYFYFEVAEDQAVCHFMGEPTETRHIWMGNNQAVISPPWSIHSGSGTSSYSFIWGMAGENLDYGDMDHCKINELR, from the coding sequence ATGAAAACAAACTATAGCACAAGATATGCAGCATCTCCACAAGATGTAAAATCATATGATACAGCAAGAATTAGAGAAGAATTTTTAATTGATAATTTAATGGAGAAAAATGTAATAAATTTTACATATTCTCATTACGATCGTTTTATTACTGGAAGTGCAGTACCAACTAATTCATCTTTAAAATTAGAAACTATAGATGCTTTAAAAGCTGAAAACTTTTTAGATAGAAGAGAATTAGGAATTATAAATGTTGGGCAAGCAGGAAAAGTTACTGTAGATGGAACTGAATATGCTTTAGAACATAAAGAAGCATTATATGTTGGTCAAGGAAACAAAAATGTAAAGTTTTCAAGCGAATCTGCCGAAAATCCAGCAATGTTTTATTTGAATTCGACTCCAGCTCACAAAGCTTTTCCGACTAAAAAAATTGGAAGAAATGATGTTGAAACTGTAGAATTAGGTTCTCCAGAAACCGCAAATGCAAGAACATTAAGAAAGTATATTGTAAACAGTGTTGTAGATGTTTGTCAATTACAAATGGGTATGACAACTATAAAACCAGGAAGTTCTTGGAACACAATGCCAGCTCATGTACATGATAGAAGAATGGAAATCTATTTCTATTTTGAAGTTGCTGAAGACCAAGCAGTTTGTCATTTTATGGGAGAACCAACAGAAACTAGACATATTTGGATGGGAAATAACCAAGCAGTAATTTCTCCTCCTTGGTCAATTCATTCAGGTTCTGGAACAAGTAGTTATTCTTTTATTTGGGGAATGGCTGGTGAAAATTTAGATTATGGAGATATGGATCACTGTAAAATTAACGAATTAAGATAA
- a CDS encoding LacI family DNA-binding transcriptional regulator: protein MDNNEVTIHDIANILEIDSSTVSRALNNSPRVAKKTKDKILAKANELGYQRNHLASNLRKSKTFTIGVIVPRISRHFFSSAIAGIEETAFKAGYNVIICQSLESLEREQSIIDTLLANRVDGVLVSISMETINYNHFKGLQQRNIPFVFFDRHCNISENSKVVIDDFEAAFTAVEHLIEQKSTEIAHFAGPQNLEIYKNRFKGYKAALEKYNIPFREELVITSTLMEKDGSENVKKLLALPYKVDGIFCANDVVAIGTIQHLKKMNIKIPEEIAIVGFSNESISSVIEPALTTINQSGTEIGNVATKLLLDKISNKTKKGIHETIIVKTNLIERTSSLRTKK, encoded by the coding sequence ATGGATAATAACGAGGTAACAATACACGACATTGCTAATATTTTGGAAATAGATAGTTCCACAGTTTCCAGAGCTTTAAATAATAGCCCGCGAGTTGCCAAAAAAACAAAAGATAAAATTCTTGCCAAAGCCAATGAATTGGGATATCAAAGAAACCATTTGGCTTCTAATTTACGTAAAAGTAAAACCTTTACTATTGGTGTAATTGTGCCAAGAATATCTCGTCATTTTTTCTCTTCTGCAATTGCCGGAATTGAAGAAACTGCTTTTAAAGCAGGCTATAATGTAATTATTTGTCAGTCTTTAGAAAGTTTAGAAAGAGAGCAAAGTATTATAGATACTTTATTAGCAAATAGAGTTGATGGTGTTTTAGTTTCTATTTCTATGGAGACTATTAATTACAATCATTTTAAAGGATTACAACAAAGAAATATTCCGTTTGTTTTTTTTGATAGACATTGTAATATTTCTGAAAATAGTAAAGTTGTTATCGACGATTTTGAAGCTGCTTTTACAGCTGTAGAACATTTAATTGAACAAAAAAGCACAGAAATTGCTCATTTTGCTGGGCCACAAAATTTAGAAATTTATAAAAATAGGTTTAAAGGTTATAAAGCTGCTTTAGAAAAATACAATATTCCTTTTAGAGAAGAATTGGTTATTACATCAACATTAATGGAAAAAGATGGTTCAGAAAATGTAAAAAAATTGCTGGCTTTACCTTATAAAGTAGATGGCATTTTTTGTGCGAATGATGTTGTTGCTATTGGTACAATTCAGCATCTAAAAAAAATGAATATAAAAATTCCAGAAGAAATTGCTATTGTTGGTTTTAGTAACGAATCTATTTCTTCGGTTATAGAACCTGCATTAACAACCATAAATCAATCTGGTACCGAAATAGGAAATGTTGCTACTAAATTACTGTTAGATAAAATTTCTAACAAAACTAAAAAAGGCATCCACGAAACTATTATTGTAAAAACTAACTTAATAGAAAGAACCTCTTCTTTAAGAACTAAAAAATAA